A single genomic interval of Hemibagrus wyckioides isolate EC202008001 linkage group LG13, SWU_Hwy_1.0, whole genome shotgun sequence harbors:
- the si:ch73-127m5.2 gene encoding uncharacterized protein si:ch73-127m5.2 has protein sequence MDPSSGMHMPAVPPNSEVVHVTVGNPIITMYQTPPQAPSIAQIIAQQVLPQDVTCQTVPHAITSQVQLASQVQASMHGHAQGRGQSQSHGQPQSHVQSQSHGQAQSHVQSQSHGQSQSHMQSQNHGQSQSHVQSQSHGQAQSHLQSQSHGQPQSHVQSQSHGQPQSHVQSQSHGQPQSHVQSQSHGPPQVHVPQGSSQSESVAASQDSARSSLQVPFAEVASLLDPNMKSSKARKYQIYYEEVKRRLEPPEKMSLRSLAAYTRVSRGPASKKTLLESLNVFGLSPSTNTAVSSTFSKLTEGDTAALCKDMKDFALQYVDYENMAKQLMPETNQVQHWSKIIETRNYLEEMRKVFKDPINSRLFSNVTHGLGNGVMDVALDIIDTVIDRQIRILSGNTDPKPEPPVRRIRKRTRKPKAAVEDGKPKEKAKRGRKKGKQMRLDTVDPQVPQSTDIESSVLTLVSVGYETISSGLSATSTGL, from the exons ATGGATCCGTCTTCAGGAATGCACATGCCTGCTGTTCCCCCAAACAGTGAGGTGGTTCATGTGACTGTTGGGAATCCTATAATAACAATGTATCAGACTCCGCCACAGGCCCCCAGCATTGCGCAGATCATTGCACAACAAGTCCTACCACAAGATGTCACATGTCAAACTGTACCACATGCAATTACTTCACAGGTTCAGTTAGCATCACAAGTGCAGGCTTCTATGCATGGCCATGCTCAAGGACGGGGTCAGTCTCAAAGCCATGGCCAACCACAGAGTCATGTGCAGTCTCAAAGCCATGGCCAGGCACAGAGTCATGTGCAATCTCAAAGCCATGGCCAGTCACAGAGCCACATGCAGTCTCAGAATCATGGACAATCCCAAAGTCACGTACAGTCTCAAAGTCATGGACAAGCACAAAGTCACTTGCAGTCTCAAAGCCACGGACAACCACAAAGTCATGTGCAGTCTCAAAGCCACGGACAACCACAAAGTCATGTGCAGTCTCAAAGCCACGGACAACCACAAAGTCATGTGCAGTCTCAAAGCCATGGGCCACCACAAGTTCATGTTCCGCAAGGCTCGTCACAAAGCGAGAGTGTTGCAGCATCTCAGGATAGTGCCAGATCATCGCTGCAGGTGCCCTTTGCAGAGGTCGCTTCTTTGCTGGATCCAAACATGAAGAGTTCAAAAGCCAGAAAGTACCAAATCTATTATGAGGAAGTAAAACGGAGGCTGGAGCCCCCTGAGAAGATGTCACTTCGATCTCTGGCTGCCTACACTAGAGTGAGTCGGGGTCCAGCCAGTAAAAAAACCCTCCTGGAATCGCTGAACGTCTTTGGCTTGTCACCAAGCACCAACACGGCGGTGTCTAGTACTTTCTCCAAACTCACTGAGG gtgacactgcagcactgtgtaaAGACATGAAGGACTTTGCCTTACAGTATGTGGATTATGAAAATATGGCAAAACAGTTAATGCCAGAGACAAACCAGGTTCAGCACTGGTCAAAAATCATTGAGACAAG GAATTATCTGGAAGAAATGCGGAAAGTTTTCAAAGACCCTATTAACAGCCGCCTGTTCTCCAACGTCACGCATGGCCTCGGGAATGGAGTGATGGACGTTGCTCTTGACATTATTGATACCGTCATTGACCGGCAGATCCGCATCCTGTCAGGGAACACCGATCCCAAACCTGAGCCACCTGTCAGAAGGATCCGAAAACGCACACGCAAACCCAAGGCTGCCGTGGAGGACGGGAAACCCAAAGAAAAGGCCAAAAGAGGCAGGAAGAAAGGCAAACAGATGCGATTGGACACTGTTGACCCACAGGTTCCACAGTCCACAGATATTGAGAGTAGTGTACTGACTTTAGTGTCTGTAGGATATGAGACTATATCCAGCGGCCTCAGCGCCACCAGCACAGGTCTATAG